CGACCCCTTCCTGAGGAGGAACCGGTCTACGGACGCGCGGAGCGAAAACCTCAAACTGGACGGCACAGTACTGCCTGTGGTGGCGTACACGCTGCCGTTCATCGGGAAGCTCTCGGCCAGTGAGCGGAAGCTTGCCCTCGCGCCAGGCGGTTTTAGGGACAGTCAGGGCTTCTACATCTACCGCGCGGCGCGCCTGGTGGTGTGGGGCACCTGGTTCCGGTTAAACCCGAAGAGTGAGCTCGGGAAGCTCGCGCGAGTCCGTGTGGACGTACCCAATGCCCTCGACCACCTCTGGGTGCTGGACATCAAGAAGTCATCGGCGACGCCACCGCGTGAGCTGCGCGAAGCGCTCAAAAAGCTTTCAGCACAGTTCATCGAACCCAGTACGCGGGTGCAAAAGTTCAGAGGGCGCAGGGAAAAGGATCCCAGCGGCGACACGCGTGTCTGGAACGTAATTGTGGACCGCCATGGATTCCGGTACGAGGTGAACCGGGAACATCCGGTCATTCGTACCTTTGGGGAGACGCTCGACTCGGCACAGCTCAGACGCATGGAGGCCCTGATCGAGGTAATGGAGCAGTCCTTCCCCGTCGTGGATGCCCATAACCGATTGGGGGAGGACGCGGTGCTCGTGGAGCCGGCCGACAAGGTGACGACAGCCGTCACCAACGCAGCCAACCTGCGGCCGCTCTTCGCCGATACGCATCCGGACGATGCCACGTTCATCAGCATGATCGAGGCTCTGGAGCCTTACTGCCATATCGACGGCTTTCGAGCGGCGCTCACCGCAGCTCTGGCCGTGTGACCACTCATGCAACCCGCGGAGCAGCGCATGCCGGACTACAGCGACCACGAAGTCATCACCTTCATCGTCCAGCAGCTGGCGAAGAAGCACCCCAACCCTCCGGTGCCGGCGGCGGCCGTCGATGCTCAGATCGACGTCTGGAGAGCTAGTGGCATGTATGACCTGCCCGAGGAGGGGTGGGCGGACATCGAGCGGCACGTGA
The Kineococcus endophyticus genome window above contains:
- a CDS encoding ATP-binding protein, translating into MNEFELTPDPYLLESMRAVGYSFETAVADVIDNSVAAGAGTIHLLTSGSGQPRVSIFDDGAGMDRETAVTAMKLAARSPSETRKESDLGRFGLGLKTASLSQCRRLTVASKQGGHLTILRWDLDHVISTGRWLVIELDAHELCSLHGHELLDDAESGTLVCWDELDLLLRTEGSSQADFDAAVTRVRDHCSLVFHRFVTGDDARKINMTVNGVGFSAFDPFLRRNRSTDARSENLKLDGTVLPVVAYTLPFIGKLSASERKLALAPGGFRDSQGFYIYRAARLVVWGTWFRLNPKSELGKLARVRVDVPNALDHLWVLDIKKSSATPPRELREALKKLSAQFIEPSTRVQKFRGRREKDPSGDTRVWNVIVDRHGFRYEVNREHPVIRTFGETLDSAQLRRMEALIEVMEQSFPVVDAHNRLGEDAVLVEPADKVTTAVTNAANLRPLFADTHPDDATFISMIEALEPYCHIDGFRAALTAALAV